Part of the Paenibacillus sp. JNUCC32 genome is shown below.
ACCCCGTTCTGGTGGGAAAGCCACAGCGGCGGCAGGCTGCTCGTATGGAACGGCGAGCATTACATGTTCGGCAACGAGCTCGGGTTCTGCCCTGACGCACTCGGCAAATACATCATCAAGGATGAGCTTCAGCATAATCTGATGGAGCCCGAGGAGCGGCACAACGACATTGCTGCCCTGCGGATTAACCGGTATTTATGGAATCTTGAGCAGGAGTCCTACCCGTATTCCTTCGTTCCCGTCATGGTCTCCGGCCTGGGTACGGACAATGCGTCCCCGAATGCCGACATTGCGGAATGGATAAGCGCATGGAATGAACAATACGGCGACCAAATCACCATTAAAATGGCCACGCTCTCCGAATTTTTTGCCGTCTTGAAGCAGGAGGATCTGTCCGCGCTTCCGGTGCACCGCGGGGATTGGCCGGACTGGTGGACCGATGGGGTCGCCTCCACGGCGATGCATACCCAGATTTACCGGGATGCCCAGCGCACGCTTCGCAAAGTCAAGCGTCTCGATCCGGGCCATGCAGCGGCGAGCCTCGCCGAGATCGAAGAGGCCTCGCAGGCGCTGACCATGTACGCCGAGCATACCTGGGGCTACCATTCCTCCGTGTATGAGCCTTGGCATCCGCAGGTGCAGATGCTGGAGGTGCGAAAGCAAGCCTATGCGGCGGAAGCCAGCAAGCTGGCTTACGGGGCGCTGGATAAAACGCTCGTTGCCCGTCAGGGCGCACTGCTTGCCCCCCATCGTTCCTTACGCTACGAGGTGATCAACACGGAACCGGCCGCAGCTACGCTGCAGGTTGCCATACCGCTGGATGGCTGGGAACACGTAATTCTGAAGAAAAGGTTCGAGCTCATCGACGAAACGACCGGGAAGCCTCTACCGTACCAATTGACACATACGGGGGCACTCGTTACGGAGCTCACGCTTGAAGCGGGAGAGTCCCGGATATTGTTTATTCATGCGCACGAATCTTCAGATGTTCCCGCTGCTTCCGGGAATATGGCGACCGCGCGGAATACCGAACCGATCGCGTGCGAAGGCATCGCCGACATCTGGACCCAGCCCTTGACTCCCTATCCGATCGTGGCGGGCAAGAGTTCGCTCGAATCCGACTTCTTCCGGATCGAATGGGAAATGAACAATGGCATTACGGCCTGGATCGATAAGACACGCTCGGCGGACCTGCTGGACGGCGAACGCGAGCACGGGGCATTCACTCCTGTCTACGAGGTTACGCCGGCACAGGATGAGCATAATCCATCCGAAATATGCTCGACCCGCCGCCGCATGGGACGCAACCGGAAGGGCACCAACGTCCAGCGGGATGCCGGGCGCTTAACCCGGGCGACCGTGCTGGACAACGGACCGCTGTTTGCCCTGGTCGAGCTGGTGTTCGACGTGAAGGGGCTCAGCTACTATGCCCTCCACATCAAGATGTTTGCCAACCAGCCTCGTGTCGAGGTGTCCGTCCGCTTCCACAAGGACAGCGTTTGGCTGCCGGAAAATGTCTATGTGGCACTGCCGTTCTCGCTGGGGACGGAAGCCGAGTTATACGCCGAAAAAGCCGGATGCCATGTCCGGCCTTGGAAGGATCAAATTCCTGGAAGCTGCCTCGATTACACCAGCGTGCAGGAGGGAATCTTCTGGCACTCGGCTAAAGACCGGGAAGCGCTGACCCTGTCCATGACAGACACGCCGCTCGTACAGCTCGGAACGCTGGAGCACGGGCCGCGCCAGCTTCACACCATGCAGCCGGCGGACAGCCGTCCTTCCACGTATGCCTGGATATTGACGAACTACTGGGAGACCAATTTCAAGGCTACGCTCGGCGGCTTCTACGAGTTCCGCTATGCGGTAGAACGCCATCGCCAGCTGGACCCCCAGCAAACGGCGAAGACGCTGCACGCCTCGACCGGACAATTCACGATCCATCGGATCCATTGATTCATGATGAGAACAGCTGCCCCATAA
Proteins encoded:
- a CDS encoding glycoside hydrolase, encoding MNKNISRQGSHKPARPWTIYAIHHSHTDIGYTERQERIEQYHVDFIRQALGITDAAHRGERPEWKSFRWTCETFWAVEKFLESATTEEKEAFQQAVIRGDIELSGTYLNMTELPDFDLLLRNHGKAQRYANTFGHRIDSAMTADINGYSWGYADSLLQNNIEHLFSCIHTHHGMYPLGRKQTPFWWESHSGGRLLVWNGEHYMFGNELGFCPDALGKYIIKDELQHNLMEPEERHNDIAALRINRYLWNLEQESYPYSFVPVMVSGLGTDNASPNADIAEWISAWNEQYGDQITIKMATLSEFFAVLKQEDLSALPVHRGDWPDWWTDGVASTAMHTQIYRDAQRTLRKVKRLDPGHAAASLAEIEEASQALTMYAEHTWGYHSSVYEPWHPQVQMLEVRKQAYAAEASKLAYGALDKTLVARQGALLAPHRSLRYEVINTEPAAATLQVAIPLDGWEHVILKKRFELIDETTGKPLPYQLTHTGALVTELTLEAGESRILFIHAHESSDVPAASGNMATARNTEPIACEGIADIWTQPLTPYPIVAGKSSLESDFFRIEWEMNNGITAWIDKTRSADLLDGEREHGAFTPVYEVTPAQDEHNPSEICSTRRRMGRNRKGTNVQRDAGRLTRATVLDNGPLFALVELVFDVKGLSYYALHIKMFANQPRVEVSVRFHKDSVWLPENVYVALPFSLGTEAELYAEKAGCHVRPWKDQIPGSCLDYTSVQEGIFWHSAKDREALTLSMTDTPLVQLGTLEHGPRQLHTMQPADSRPSTYAWILTNYWETNFKATLGGFYEFRYAVERHRQLDPQQTAKTLHASTGQFTIHRIH